Below is a genomic region from Candidatus Omnitrophota bacterium.
CGGTCGGCTGACTGAAGGATGCGCATTAGGGGTTTGGTGTGGAAGCTATCCGCCACAACAGCTAATTCGGCGACCGGCCGCTGCAGGTTGTAGACTCGAAAAATGCCTTTCGCGCCCAGCACCGCCAGCCCGTCAAGGGTGTGGTTCCAAAAGTTGCGGTCGTTCGCCAATGCCAGGAATGGTTCCAGCAATGGCCGGATCTCGTCCTTTGGAAATTGTTGCAGGAGCGACTTCTCCAGCGCCTTCACAAGGTTCCCGAAGCGGATCAAATCCTGCTGATTGTCCGGATGGCGCCGATGAGTCGGCTGGTAGAGCGAAAGACAAGGGGGATGACAATTGTCCCAGAGCCCCGCTGCATAGTCTTTATCGAGTGTGCTCACTTTGTCTCCTTTCTATTGCGCGCCACGCGTGTCTATACTGCACCCTCCTTGTTTACCAAAACTCTTTAATAGCAACATAACATATATACCCATCCGAAAGGCGTTATCCGAAAACGTCTGCCGGGCATATAATCCTACCGGTGTCACTTTATTATCCTGTATTATAAAACTGCCCCGGCGAGATAAGGAGTTCATCCGCCTTGGCGAGTTTCTCTCCTGCCCCTGGTCTTTACGCGCGAGGAAGGCGGACTGATCCTTTCCCAATGATCCGGCCTCGAGCGGACCAGTTGACGGGGTAAGGCCAAGGTCTCAGAATCTGATATTCACTGATACATATAATGCAACCATGAGAAACCGAAGCAACCTTCGCCGCGTCCTTCCTAACCACCCAGATGCCAACGTGCGCGCAGAACTTACCCGTTCGCATACTGCCCTGTGTTTCTTCATCCTGACCGGAGCAGTGCTCCTTGCGTACCTCAGCAGCTTGCACGGTGCCTTCATCATGGATGACATCGGTTCGATTGTCGAGAATTACAGTCTCCGGCACCTGGGCCAACCCTGGAAAGCCTTCTGGGCACCGTCTCAATCTTCCTTGGCCGGGCGTCCACTGGCCAACTTCAGTTTTGCTCTAAACTATGCCTGGTGCGGCCTTAACCCCTCCGGTTACCATGCAGTGAACATCTTCTTGCATGCTTTGTCTGCCAATCTCGTATTCGGCATCTTAAGGCACCTGTTTAGTTCTGAAGCTGTCCTCCCCTGGTGCAGAAATCGCGCCGGCACGCTGTCCTTCTTGACCGCCCTCCTCTGGGGCCTCCACCCTCTGAACACGGAAGCGGTCAGCTATATCGTCCAGCGCACCGAACTCCTGGCCGGCTTCTTCATGCTTACCACACTCTATTGCGCGATTCGCAGCTTCCGGACCGGCTCCTCCAAGTTTTGGGCGCATGCCGCCATTATCAGCTGCGCCGCCGGAGTTCTAAGCAAGGAAATCGCCGCCACCACGCCACTCTTGGTTTGGATCTATGATGCGATATTCGTCAGCCGGTCTTTCCGGCACAGTCTGAATCGCCGCAGGGCCTTTTACGCCGCTTTGGCATCTACCTGGATCCTTCTTGGGGCCTTGCTTGTCACTGCCCCCCGGTCCTGGTCGGTTCGCACCGACTACCCTTTGGTTTCTCCGCGCGATTATTGGCTTACGCAGTCCGCGGTGATCACGCATTACCTCCGGCTGGCGCTTTGGCCACATCCCCTGGTAATTGATTACTACGATTGGCCTGTGTTCCACAGTTGGGCTCCCGCTCTCCCCTACTTAGGGCTAGTCCTCTCTCTCACCGTCTTGACCGCATACTTCCTGGTTCGCCTGCGCCCTTTGGGATTCGCGGGGGCCTGGTTCTTCCTTATACTCGCCCCTACCTCCAGTATTCTTCCGATCGTCACCGAAATCGCGGCGGAGCGTCGGATGTACCTGCCTCTCATCAGCATCGCAGCACTCTTCATGGTTCTTCTGGCGCGCCTGGGGTCGATTCCCCGCTTAGCCAAAAGCCGAGTGGCCCGAGCATTCGTAATAGTGCCGTTGGCAACCGCATTGGCCGGTTCGGCATGGGCAACGGCTCACCGAAACACAGAATATGTCGATGAAATTGTCTTGTGGCGCTCCGGATTGAATTCCCGGCCGGGGAACGCACGAATGTGGAACAATCTCGGTTGGACGCACGACTCGCGCGGCGAATCCGAACAGGCAAGAGCCTGCTACGAGCGGGCCATCGCCGAAGACCCGGGTTACCCGGAGGCATACAACAATATGGGCGTCTGGAAGATGGGCAAGGGAGATCTTTCCGCAGCCAGGGAGTACCTTACGCACGCCATCCGAATCCATCCTGATTATGCCGATGCCTGCTTCAACCTCGGAAAAATCCTTCTCCAGGATGAAAACTACGGGATGGCCCTAAGCTACCTGAAGCGCGCGGTAGACATAAAACCTTTCGACCCCGACTTTCATTACCGGCTGGGCCTGGCAATGCTTCTGGCAGGCCGCCAGGATCTGGCCGAAGTCAGGCTTCGAAGCGCGGCCGAGCGGTTTCCCGACCACTTCAACACAGTCTACCTGCTCGGCAGAATCTATTTGGATTCAAAACGGTCCGGCGAAGCCCTCTCCTGGCTCGAAAAGGCCGTCGCTCTCAAACCTGCCCACGCAGAGGCGCTGAACCAACTGGGAATTGCACATATGTCTCTAAAACAGGGGAAATCGGCGCAAATTTTCTTCCGCCGGGCAATACAAGCGAAGTCTGAATATGCCGATGCCCTTTACAATCTGGCGGTTTGCCTCGCCGAGGAAGGCACGATGGACAAATGCGTTGATCTTCTCAAACGGGCAGCGATCCTTGCTCCAGAGCGCCGCGAGATCCAAACGATGCTTCTCTTCATCCAAACTCAGATGCGTCAGACACAAACCCTCTCCAAGCCCGCGACACCAGAGAACACAAAATGACTTTTTGTGTGGCGCCCCTCCGCATTTTTGCCCCGGCTGGACAATAGTGAGAACTTTCGAGACGCAGTTCAAGGTCTCAGCAACCTACTCGTAATGGGTCCACATTCGGATGACTTTGACTGTCCGCTCATCCTTCAAAACCTCATAGACTAACCGGTGCTTAATGTTCATACGGCGAGAATAGGCGCCTTCGAGGTCGCCAACCAGTTTTTCATACGGAGGAGGCGTTTGGAAAGGATTCTTGCTTAACAACCCAAGGAGCTTCTCAGCCCTGGACCGAAGACCCGCCTGAGAAAGCTTTTTCGCATCCTTCTGCGCATCCTTGGTGAAAACGAGTCTCCAACTCACCACTTCACTTCATCGCCACATTTCTCGATGGGAGTCTTCAGACCTTTGCGAATTGATTCCCTCATCCCAGGGATGGATACCAGGTAAAGAGTCTCCTGAATCGCGCGCCAATCCTCGGCCGAAACCAGCACCGCATCAGACCTCTTTCCCGATATCTGCACCGGCTCATGGGAGGAGGCAACCTCGTCAAGAAGCTTGTAAAGCTTTGCTCTTGCTTTGCTGGCTGTCAGATTTGTCATAAGTATCCACCTTTCCCCAAAACGTACCATATCTCGTACGTCTAGTCAAGCCCCCCAAAAAACAAAGACCCACGAGGAACCCTCTCCTCATGGGCCTTTTCCAAAGTTGCCCCGCATGGACAAAATAGTAAGAACGTTCGAGCTAGATGTCCTCTTTCCTGGAGACTAGCCTCTTCAAGTAATCCTGCAATGCCGGAAGATCCTGCTTGAGAGTATTCCACACCTCTTCAATATCTGCAGCGTCGTACTCATGAATCAGCTTGTCTCTCATACCGGCAATCATCTTCCACGGTACTGACTTATGATCTCTTCTAAAACCCTCGGACAGCCGCTTGGCTGCTTCTCCAATGATCATCAATTCATGGAGAACCGCAGCCTGGGTCTTGTAGTCATCCAGGAACTCTTCCTTCGACATATTACCTACGAACTCAGCTATTTGTTCAATGGCTGTAATGATATCAACGACCGAGGATCTATCATCCGACGGCATAGTATGGCTCCGTATTGCTCAGTATCTGCTCCCGACGAATCCAGTTCTTGCTTCGTTCGACAGCTCTCCTGCTCACTAGATCAACCTTGCGACTCAGCATCTCGGACAACTGCTCCTCCATCTTAAGATGGTCCCAAATCCCCCACTCTGCATCAGAAGAAAACGAAACGAGCACATCCACATCACTGTCTGGACTGAAGTCCTCTCGCAAAACGGATCCAAAGAATTCAAAGCGTTCAATTCTCCAGGTCTGACAGAATTGCACAATCTCTTGGTAATCAGGATGGATGTGAAGTCCCAAAGGTGGACCCTCCGAAGAACTTGCAACCAGCGGATCTTGTTCCAACAAATTCTATCCAAGCAATATAGCACAAAGACCCATGAGAAGTAATCCTCTCATGGGTCTTTATAAAAGTTGCCCCGCATGGACTTGAACCATGAATAACTGATCCAGAGTCAGTCGTGTTACCAATTACACTACGGGGCAAAAATTCTGGGTGTCAGGCACCCGTCGTGAAGCATGCTACTGCCCGGCCTCTGGTGCCTGACACCTTCATGCTCCGCAAAGATGGCCGCGCTCCGCTCGCCATGACAGCCCGCCAATCCTTCCTGAACAAAGCGAAAGGACCTTTGTCCCGCAAAGATTGCTGCTGTCGCTAAGCTCCCTCGAAATCACGGGAAGTGCCCACGGCGTTCTCCGCATCGCGCAGCCGGCGCACCGTCTTTTCTTTGCCGAGGATGGCGAGCATTTCCCACAGCGAGGGCCCGGCAGCCTGGCCGCTCACAGCCACGCGCACCGGGTGGATGAGCGCCCCTCCGGGAATTTCCTTCTCCTCGATCAAGCTGCGGCAAACGCCTTCAACGCCTTCGGCACTGAAGTCCCCGAGAGCCTCCAGACGCGCGGCAAGCTCCCGTAAAAGCTCAAAGGCCGCGGGATCGGACAGGCGCTTCTCCACGGCCTTGGCGTCATATTTTATCTCATCACTTAGGAAGATTCCAGCCGTGGGCACCATGTCCTCGATGCGGTGCGCCCGCTCACCCAACAGCCCAACCAACTGCAGCAGATGCTCTTCAGCGGGGGCCGGCTTGAGCAGCCCGGCAGCCTCCCAATACGGCCGCACGCGTTCCAAAAGCTCTCCGGCCGGCATCTTGCGGATGTACTGGTTGTTCATCCATTCCAGCTTGCGCATGTCAAAGGCGGCCGCGGTCTTGTTCACTGCGGAAAGGTCAAAAAGTTCAATGGCCCGGTCGATGGAAAAGAGTTCGGCGAATTTATCGCCCTCCGCACAGATCCCTTCGCGCGGCTCGGGATGACGACTGCCCCGGCTCTTGTCTCCGGCCAAAGGTTTGGAATGACGGCCCGCCGCATCTCCGCGTCCCTCCGCAAAAGGAGACCACCCGAGCAGGGCCAGGAAATTGACCATGGCCGGGGCCAAAAACCCGTCTTCCCGGTAATCGGATACAGCCGTGGCGCCGGTGCGCTTGGAAAGCCGCGCGCGGTCCATTCCAACGATCAAGGGAATGTGCACAAACTCAGGCACCTCGAAGCCCAAGGCCTTGTAAAGCGGAATCTGTTTCGGGGTGTTCGAGATGTGATCCTCACCGCGAATCACATGGCTGATTTTCATTTCCGCGTCGTCGACAACCACGGCAAAGTTATAGGCCGCGGTGCCGTCGGACTTGAGCAGCACAATGTCTTTTTGCGATTCAGGCTCAAATCGAATCTTGCCGCGAATCAAATCTTTGAATTCAACGGGGTCTTTGGGATTGCGGTAAATAACGGCCTTGCCGCCCTTGGGGCCTTCTTCTTCATAGGCCAGGCCCCGGTCCAAGAGCTTGCGCGCATAAGAGCGGTAAATCTCCTTGCGCTGGCTCTGGTAATAGGGCCCTTCATCCCAGTCGAGCCCGAGCCACTTCATGCTGGCCAAAATCTCTTCTTCGAATTCCTTTTTGGAGCGCTCGGCATCGGTGTCTTCAATGCGAAGGATGAACTTGCCGCCCTGACTGCGCGCAAAGAGCCAGTTAAAGAGCGCGGTGCGGGCGCCTCCGACGTGGAGGTTTCCGGTTGGGCTCGGAGCAAAGCGGACTCTGGTGTCAGACACCCGGCTGAACTCCGGTTAAACACGCGCGGATCTTGGCCAGGGCCTGGGCAGGCGTGAGGCCGGTCTCTTCCAAGAGGCTTTGACGGTCGCCGTGCTCATAGAACTTGTTGGGGATACCGATGCGGCAGATCTTGGCGCGCGGGCCTTCGCCATTGGCCACGGAGCTCGTTTCAATGGACTCCATAACCGCCGAGCCAAAACCCCCGTCCAGCACTCCTTCTTCAAAAGTCACCATCACAGAGTGGGACTGGGCCAGCTCCCACATCAAGGCCTCGTCCACAGGTTTGGCAAAGCGGGCGTTGACCAGAGTCGGCTTATGCCCTTCCTCTTCCAACGTCTTGAACACCTCCAGAGCCAAATCATTGCCGTTGCCGAATGCCACCAAGGCAATCTCCTCGCCCCGGCAAAGCAACTCCGCCTTACCCAGCTCAATGGGCGTCCGGCCTTTCTCAAACACCGGAGGATCGGGCACATCTTCGCGCGGGTACCGGATGACCACAGGGCCTTCCACCTTATAAGCAGCAAATTCCAGCATCTCCTCCAGCTCCCGGCCGTCCCTCGGAGACATCAGAGTGGTGCGCGGCAGACAACGCGTAAAGGAAATATCAAAAAGACCGTGGTGCGTGGGCCCGTCTTCTCCTACCAAACTGGCCCGGTCCAAACACAGGACCACATGCGAATTTTGCAAAGCCACATCGTGGAAGATCTGGTCAAAAGCGCGCTGCACGAAGCTCGAGTAAATCGCCACCACAGGGATGTACCCGCCCTTAGCCAGGCCGCCGGCAAAGGCCACCGCATGCTGCTCGGCCAAGCCCGCATCAAAGAAACGCTCCGGATAACGGCGGGCAAACTCATCCGTGCCTGTTCCCAAAGGCATGGCCGCGCAGACCGTCACGATCCTCTTGTCCTTCTCTCCGAGTTCCAAGAGCCTCTTGGTGAAATACTTGGTATAACCCACACCGCTTGTCTGCGCAGGTGCGGGCTCCCCGGTTCCCAACACAAAAGGACCGGGCTTATGAAAGCGCTCCGGGGCATTTTCGGCCGGCGCATACCCCTTGCCCTTTTTGGTGATCACATGCAAAAGGCGCGGCCCCTCGAGTTTGCTGATCTTCTCAAAGGTGCGGATCAAGTCCGGCAGGTTGTGGCCGTCAATCGGCCCAAAATAACGAAATCCCAATTCTTCAAAGAGCATGCCCGGGCCCAACAAACCCTTCATGCTCTCCTCGAGCTTTTTGCCCACCGCAATGGCCATGTCGCCGTAATCCCTGGGCAGCTTCTTCAATAGCCCTCCGACTTCATCGCGCACCTTGTTGTAATGCGAAGAGCTCATCACGCGCGTGAGATACTTGCTCAGCGCTCCCACACTCTTGGCAATGCTCCAGGTGTTGTCATTGAGAACCAGGATAAAATTCTTGTTGAGATGCCCGGCGTGATTCAGGGCCTCAAAGGCCATGCCCGCGCCCATGGCTGCGTCGCCGATAATGGAAATGACTTCGTGCTTCTTGCCTGCCGCGTCGCGCGCCGCTGCCAGGCCCAGGCCCAGGGACACGCAAGCCCCGCCGTGGCCGGTATTGAAAAGATCGTACTCGCTCTCCGCCGGATTGCTGAAGCCGCTAATGCCTTTATAGGTGCGCAAGGTGTGAAACTGGTCCCGGCGGCCGGTCATGAGCTTGTGCGAATAGGCCTGATAGCCCATATCCCACACAATTTGATCCTCAGGTGTGTTGAAGACATATTGCAGGGCAATATTGAGCTCGATCGCGCCCAGACTGGAGGCCAGATGCCCGTCACACTGATGCACCACTTGCAGAATGCGCTCGCGCAACTCACGGGCCAGATCCGGCAGAAGCTCGGGCTTGAGTTTGCGTAAATCGTCCGGACTTTCAATACGGTCTAGAATGGAAGTCTTGTTCATGCGGTTCGGTCCCTAACAAAGTTTGCAAGCTCGTCCAGCAAAACGGCCTTCTTGCCCAACGGTTTGATTTGTTGTTTCGCTTCCCCAATATAGCGTTCGGCCATTTCCCTCGCCTTGGCCTCCCCCACGATGGAAACCACGCCGTCACTATCCAGCAAATCATCGGTTACCTGAAAGCCCATACCCAGAGAATGCCCGTATTGGGACAAACGCTGCGTGAGCGCCTTACCTGACCCGGCCAGAAGCGCCCCGATCCCGGCCGAGGCCGCAATCAGGGCAGCGGTTTTCTGGGCATTGATCTCATTGAGGCGTTTAAGGACCTCTTGGGCCTTGACGGTC
It encodes:
- a CDS encoding nucleotidyltransferase domain-containing protein — protein: MGLHIHPDYQEIVQFCQTWRIERFEFFGSVLREDFSPDSDVDVLVSFSSDAEWGIWDHLKMEEQLSEMLSRKVDLVSRRAVERSKNWIRREQILSNTEPYYAVG
- a CDS encoding 1-deoxy-D-xylulose-5-phosphate synthase, translating into MNKTSILDRIESPDDLRKLKPELLPDLARELRERILQVVHQCDGHLASSLGAIELNIALQYVFNTPEDQIVWDMGYQAYSHKLMTGRRDQFHTLRTYKGISGFSNPAESEYDLFNTGHGGACVSLGLGLAAARDAAGKKHEVISIIGDAAMGAGMAFEALNHAGHLNKNFILVLNDNTWSIAKSVGALSKYLTRVMSSSHYNKVRDEVGGLLKKLPRDYGDMAIAVGKKLEESMKGLLGPGMLFEELGFRYFGPIDGHNLPDLIRTFEKISKLEGPRLLHVITKKGKGYAPAENAPERFHKPGPFVLGTGEPAPAQTSGVGYTKYFTKRLLELGEKDKRIVTVCAAMPLGTGTDEFARRYPERFFDAGLAEQHAVAFAGGLAKGGYIPVVAIYSSFVQRAFDQIFHDVALQNSHVVLCLDRASLVGEDGPTHHGLFDISFTRCLPRTTLMSPRDGRELEEMLEFAAYKVEGPVVIRYPREDVPDPPVFEKGRTPIELGKAELLCRGEEIALVAFGNGNDLALEVFKTLEEEGHKPTLVNARFAKPVDEALMWELAQSHSVMVTFEEGVLDGGFGSAVMESIETSSVANGEGPRAKICRIGIPNKFYEHGDRQSLLEETGLTPAQALAKIRACLTGVQPGV
- a CDS encoding glutamate--tRNA ligase, with protein sequence MSDTRVRFAPSPTGNLHVGGARTALFNWLFARSQGGKFILRIEDTDAERSKKEFEEEILASMKWLGLDWDEGPYYQSQRKEIYRSYARKLLDRGLAYEEEGPKGGKAVIYRNPKDPVEFKDLIRGKIRFEPESQKDIVLLKSDGTAAYNFAVVVDDAEMKISHVIRGEDHISNTPKQIPLYKALGFEVPEFVHIPLIVGMDRARLSKRTGATAVSDYREDGFLAPAMVNFLALLGWSPFAEGRGDAAGRHSKPLAGDKSRGSRHPEPREGICAEGDKFAELFSIDRAIELFDLSAVNKTAAAFDMRKLEWMNNQYIRKMPAGELLERVRPYWEAAGLLKPAPAEEHLLQLVGLLGERAHRIEDMVPTAGIFLSDEIKYDAKAVEKRLSDPAAFELLRELAARLEALGDFSAEGVEGVCRSLIEEKEIPGGALIHPVRVAVSGQAAGPSLWEMLAILGKEKTVRRLRDAENAVGTSRDFEGA
- a CDS encoding tetratricopeptide repeat protein, which translates into the protein MRNRSNLRRVLPNHPDANVRAELTRSHTALCFFILTGAVLLAYLSSLHGAFIMDDIGSIVENYSLRHLGQPWKAFWAPSQSSLAGRPLANFSFALNYAWCGLNPSGYHAVNIFLHALSANLVFGILRHLFSSEAVLPWCRNRAGTLSFLTALLWGLHPLNTEAVSYIVQRTELLAGFFMLTTLYCAIRSFRTGSSKFWAHAAIISCAAGVLSKEIAATTPLLVWIYDAIFVSRSFRHSLNRRRAFYAALASTWILLGALLVTAPRSWSVRTDYPLVSPRDYWLTQSAVITHYLRLALWPHPLVIDYYDWPVFHSWAPALPYLGLVLSLTVLTAYFLVRLRPLGFAGAWFFLILAPTSSILPIVTEIAAERRMYLPLISIAALFMVLLARLGSIPRLAKSRVARAFVIVPLATALAGSAWATAHRNTEYVDEIVLWRSGLNSRPGNARMWNNLGWTHDSRGESEQARACYERAIAEDPGYPEAYNNMGVWKMGKGDLSAAREYLTHAIRIHPDYADACFNLGKILLQDENYGMALSYLKRAVDIKPFDPDFHYRLGLAMLLAGRQDLAEVRLRSAAERFPDHFNTVYLLGRIYLDSKRSGEALSWLEKAVALKPAHAEALNQLGIAHMSLKQGKSAQIFFRRAIQAKSEYADALYNLAVCLAEEGTMDKCVDLLKRAAILAPERREIQTMLLFIQTQMRQTQTLSKPATPENTK
- a CDS encoding type II toxin-antitoxin system Phd/YefM family antitoxin, which gives rise to MTNLTASKARAKLYKLLDEVASSHEPVQISGKRSDAVLVSAEDWRAIQETLYLVSIPGMRESIRKGLKTPIEKCGDEVKW
- a CDS encoding Txe/YoeB family addiction module toxin → MSWRLVFTKDAQKDAKKLSQAGLRSRAEKLLGLLSKNPFQTPPPYEKLVGDLEGAYSRRMNIKHRLVYEVLKDERTVKVIRMWTHYE
- a CDS encoding DUF86 domain-containing protein; translated protein: MPSDDRSSVVDIITAIEQIAEFVGNMSKEEFLDDYKTQAAVLHELMIIGEAAKRLSEGFRRDHKSVPWKMIAGMRDKLIHEYDAADIEEVWNTLKQDLPALQDYLKRLVSRKEDI